One region of bacterium genomic DNA includes:
- a CDS encoding NTP transferase domain-containing protein, with protein MDMVVVIMAGGVGSRFWPLSTEDTPKQFLKLFGERSMLQKSFERAADIVPPERILVLTRRDFVPLVREQLPAVPAANIIGEPVRRDTAAAVALSAVLCRKRFGNPVIVTLTADHLIEPADLFRTTLLSAVMMADKGDVLYTFGIQPTYPATGYGYLERGALTATVDGIEHFEVRNFKEKPDLETARMYLDSGRFFWNSGMFVWKTDAIMARLEQFLPDHLRLMGKALEAGTGEGMEYTLEKAFDPLPSISIDFGVMEKARNVRCVKSTFSWIDVGGWLSLRDFLDKDEHGNFHKGTLVVSDSCNNLVFCEDAGETVMLAGIHDLVIVRSRNGTLVMRKDCTEDIKKLVIGKLSR; from the coding sequence ATGGATATGGTTGTCGTTATCATGGCCGGCGGTGTGGGAAGCCGTTTCTGGCCCCTGAGCACCGAGGATACGCCAAAACAGTTTCTGAAGCTGTTCGGGGAACGGAGCATGCTTCAGAAAAGCTTCGAGCGCGCAGCGGACATTGTGCCCCCGGAGCGTATTCTTGTGCTGACCCGAAGGGATTTCGTGCCGCTCGTTCGGGAGCAGCTACCCGCTGTTCCGGCCGCAAATATCATCGGCGAACCCGTACGGCGCGATACTGCGGCGGCAGTGGCCCTGTCGGCTGTGCTCTGCCGGAAGAGATTCGGCAACCCTGTGATCGTGACACTCACCGCCGACCACCTCATCGAGCCGGCGGATTTGTTCCGCACGACCCTCCTTTCCGCTGTCATGATGGCAGACAAAGGTGATGTTCTCTATACCTTCGGGATACAACCGACGTATCCGGCGACAGGGTACGGTTATCTCGAACGGGGTGCGCTCACAGCGACTGTCGACGGAATCGAACATTTCGAAGTCAGGAATTTCAAGGAGAAACCCGATCTCGAAACGGCGAGGATGTATCTTGATTCCGGGCGGTTTTTCTGGAATTCCGGCATGTTCGTCTGGAAGACCGATGCAATCATGGCCCGGCTGGAGCAGTTCCTGCCCGACCATCTCCGGCTCATGGGAAAAGCCCTCGAAGCAGGTACGGGCGAGGGTATGGAATACACCCTCGAAAAGGCATTCGATCCGCTTCCTTCGATTTCGATTGATTTCGGCGTTATGGAAAAAGCCCGGAATGTCCGCTGTGTGAAATCGACATTTTCATGGATCGATGTCGGCGGATGGCTGTCGCTCAGGGATTTTCTCGATAAGGATGAGCACGGAAATTTCCACAAGGGAACGCTCGTGGTTTCGGATTCCTGCAACAACCTCGTTTTCTGCGAAGACGCCGGGGAAACAGTCATGCTTGCCGGGATTCACGATCTTGTAATCGTACGCTCACGGAACGGAACGCTCGTGATGCGCAAGGACTGTACGGAAGACATCAAGAAACTGGTCATCGGAAAGCTGTCCCGGTAA
- a CDS encoding heparinase II/III family protein, whose protein sequence is MKKILILIVVFITAVYSYPCPLFAEDEWISAIRSDHPRLFFNTEIWPAVKSRALNEEKAWFAELKDMVDAYPENPIPGSRGDDNADRLRPDGTVETIMLPRPEEYGIQAGRTAFVYLVTGEKKYLETAKRMLKVSVDAYHGCIDKGMAVDWYSTSRVHWLAAYDWLYNDLSQSERRELMGAFIEHVYSLRPRPDRPPIHRLNDSDHTTGFYGDRNLVWFTGVAAYGDGIDDEKALEFLKRGRQYNLDLFEYRKKCAGDDGGLASATTTYAIAHYPWSQLNFLYTWRSATGEDIAADWPYLAYFPVWIMWNWLPGPEPREFGSGDVYHYDNRLWVENLYMHMSQFMDFYGETEPECAALAAYIREKIPAEYRQYNWTWFFYPFLLTNIDKAPLPKGPNDTSLHARHFETLGQVFMRSGAGPDDTYSLFTIGSEVPSHKQFDEGNFIIYKKGWLALDTGTRGMSTSYQLRHYYSQTVAHNCTLIHMPGEPFPDYWGLAYDGPEGKINYGGMYKPTGGVCAAFETNDVYTYVAGDVTECYLPEKCDLSLRQYVFIYPDFFVICDRITSKEASYKKEWLFHTQNEPVVTGDSFRADHEDGRIFCRTLLPKDAALTKVGGPGKEFWAAGKNWELAPETAERARTRYNGALFGNWRMEVSPVKEQRNDVFLHFLQAGDKGTVEMTPSSLIEGDGAVGVTFNTGGRTVRVTFGTKGKPSGHVKIVSGGKTIIDRDLTINVMPQSGLSGGK, encoded by the coding sequence ATGAAAAAAATATTGATACTCATTGTTGTTTTTATTACAGCCGTTTATTCATATCCATGCCCTCTCTTTGCCGAGGATGAGTGGATATCCGCCATCCGCAGCGATCACCCCCGCCTTTTTTTCAACACTGAGATATGGCCCGCTGTGAAGTCCCGTGCTCTCAACGAGGAAAAGGCATGGTTTGCCGAGCTGAAAGATATGGTGGATGCATACCCTGAAAACCCAATACCTGGGAGCAGGGGTGACGATAACGCGGACAGGCTTCGCCCCGATGGTACAGTCGAGACAATCATGCTGCCGAGACCTGAGGAATACGGTATCCAGGCAGGCAGAACAGCGTTTGTCTATCTCGTGACCGGGGAGAAAAAGTATCTCGAAACAGCGAAACGGATGCTCAAAGTCAGCGTGGACGCGTATCACGGGTGCATCGACAAGGGTATGGCGGTCGACTGGTATTCGACGAGCCGCGTTCACTGGCTTGCCGCCTACGACTGGCTCTACAACGATCTTTCGCAGAGTGAGAGGCGGGAACTCATGGGAGCGTTTATCGAGCATGTGTACAGCCTCCGTCCACGCCCGGACAGGCCGCCGATACACCGCCTGAACGACAGCGACCATACGACTGGTTTCTATGGAGACCGTAACCTGGTCTGGTTTACCGGTGTCGCCGCGTATGGGGACGGTATCGATGACGAAAAGGCGCTTGAATTCCTCAAAAGAGGCCGTCAGTATAATCTCGATCTGTTCGAGTACCGCAAGAAATGCGCGGGCGATGACGGTGGGCTGGCATCTGCCACGACAACATACGCGATCGCTCACTACCCCTGGTCGCAGCTCAACTTCCTCTACACCTGGCGTTCGGCAACAGGTGAGGATATCGCTGCCGACTGGCCTTATCTGGCATATTTTCCGGTCTGGATCATGTGGAACTGGCTGCCGGGCCCGGAACCGCGGGAGTTCGGCTCCGGCGATGTCTATCATTACGACAATCGCCTGTGGGTGGAGAATCTCTACATGCACATGTCCCAGTTCATGGATTTTTACGGCGAAACTGAACCGGAATGCGCGGCCCTTGCGGCGTATATCCGTGAAAAAATCCCGGCGGAATACCGGCAGTACAACTGGACATGGTTTTTCTACCCTTTTCTCCTGACGAATATCGACAAGGCACCGCTGCCGAAAGGCCCCAATGACACATCGCTCCATGCCCGCCACTTTGAAACACTCGGACAGGTTTTCATGCGCTCCGGTGCGGGGCCCGACGACACATATTCGCTGTTCACAATAGGCTCGGAGGTCCCCAGTCACAAACAATTCGACGAGGGCAATTTTATCATCTATAAAAAAGGCTGGCTTGCCCTCGATACCGGAACGAGGGGAATGAGCACGAGCTACCAGCTGAGGCACTACTATTCACAGACTGTGGCGCACAACTGCACACTCATCCACATGCCTGGCGAACCGTTCCCGGATTACTGGGGGCTGGCCTATGACGGCCCTGAGGGGAAAATCAATTACGGAGGAATGTATAAACCGACCGGCGGGGTCTGCGCCGCGTTCGAGACAAACGATGTCTATACCTATGTCGCCGGTGATGTCACCGAGTGTTACCTTCCCGAAAAATGCGACCTCTCGCTCAGGCAGTATGTGTTTATTTATCCGGACTTCTTTGTGATCTGCGACCGTATAACATCGAAAGAGGCCTCATACAAAAAGGAGTGGCTTTTCCATACGCAGAATGAGCCGGTTGTCACGGGGGACAGTTTCCGCGCCGATCATGAGGACGGCCGTATTTTCTGCAGGACGCTGCTTCCGAAAGACGCCGCGCTCACAAAAGTCGGGGGGCCGGGTAAGGAGTTCTGGGCCGCCGGGAAGAACTGGGAACTCGCACCTGAGACTGCCGAACGGGCGAGAACACGGTACAACGGCGCCCTTTTCGGCAACTGGCGCATGGAAGTCTCGCCTGTAAAGGAACAGCGTAATGATGTTTTCCTGCATTTCCTCCAGGCCGGAGACAAGGGAACAGTGGAAATGACGCCATCCTCGCTTATAGAAGGGGACGGCGCTGTCGGTGTAACGTTCAATACCGGAGGCAGAACTGTACGAGTGACATTCGGGACAAAAGGGAAGCCGTCGGGACATGTGAAAATTGTCTCGGGAGGAAAAACAATAATCGACCGTGATCTTACAATCAATGTCATGCCGCAGTCCGGATTATCGGGAGGAAAATGA
- a CDS encoding ferritin family protein, with product MKLTSKESIEILKYALKREKETSAFYNECIGKSKSSGTREILKGLADDEDRHAEIVSRLITEAQKDSSALSIETAPTDSAKKRLENALKSSAMTDKSFSPESVSVQEMLKKALEIEKESFDTYSKAAHDAEKDEIKAIFKFLADEENKHYVLIDNLIDYLDDPGRWLYEEENLIFRL from the coding sequence GTGAAACTTACGAGCAAAGAATCGATTGAAATCCTCAAATACGCGCTCAAACGCGAAAAGGAAACCTCCGCGTTTTACAACGAATGTATCGGAAAATCAAAGAGTTCCGGAACCAGGGAAATACTGAAAGGGCTCGCCGACGACGAAGACCGTCACGCCGAAATAGTATCCAGGCTCATAACCGAAGCACAAAAGGACAGCTCCGCTCTTTCCATTGAAACGGCGCCAACGGACAGCGCAAAAAAAAGGCTGGAAAACGCTCTCAAGTCTTCAGCGATGACCGATAAGAGCTTCTCTCCGGAGTCGGTATCGGTACAGGAGATGCTCAAAAAGGCGCTTGAAATCGAAAAGGAAAGCTTCGATACCTATTCAAAAGCCGCTCATGACGCGGAAAAAGACGAGATCAAAGCAATCTTCAAATTTCTTGCCGACGAGGAAAACAAGCACTATGTCCTGATAGACAACCTGATCGACTATCTCGATGATCCGGGACGATGGCTTTATGAGGAAGAGAATCTCATCTTCCGCTTGTAA
- the folE2 gene encoding GTP cyclohydrolase FolE2, which produces MSYDDLPDIQSQPDYRKIPLDRVGVKGLHWPITVLDRKKVKQSTIATINMYVNLPHDYRGTHLSRLVELLNDYRDTEWIDRTGEILAKIRKILKADEAYMEVEFDYFVEKEAPVTGLGSLMSYTCRFRASFKEREDFIIAVSVPVITLCPCSKEISAYGAHNQRCTVTVQVRYREFVWLEDLIDIVESSGSGGLYSVLKRPDEKYVTEHAYNNPKFVEDVVREVALKLDRMDSITWYVIEADSQESIHNHNAYARVEKTK; this is translated from the coding sequence GTGTCGTACGACGACCTTCCCGATATACAGTCCCAGCCCGACTACCGTAAAATCCCCCTCGACCGTGTCGGTGTAAAAGGGCTCCACTGGCCCATCACCGTTCTTGACCGTAAAAAGGTCAAGCAGTCGACTATTGCCACCATAAACATGTATGTAAACCTTCCCCATGATTACCGCGGCACCCACCTGAGCCGTCTGGTAGAGCTGCTCAACGATTACCGCGATACTGAATGGATCGACCGCACCGGAGAGATTCTTGCGAAAATAAGGAAGATCCTCAAGGCCGATGAAGCCTACATGGAGGTCGAGTTCGATTACTTTGTCGAAAAAGAGGCGCCGGTCACCGGTCTCGGAAGCCTCATGTCTTACACATGCCGTTTCCGGGCTTCTTTCAAGGAGCGTGAGGACTTTATTATCGCCGTCTCGGTGCCGGTTATCACCTTATGCCCGTGCTCGAAGGAGATATCGGCATATGGCGCCCATAACCAGCGGTGCACGGTTACCGTGCAGGTGCGGTACCGGGAATTCGTCTGGCTCGAGGACCTCATCGACATAGTCGAGTCTTCCGGAAGCGGCGGTCTCTATTCGGTTCTCAAGCGGCCCGATGAAAAGTATGTGACCGAGCACGCCTATAACAATCCGAAGTTTGTCGAGGATGTCGTCCGCGAGGTGGCCCTCAAGCTCGACCGCATGGATTCTATAACATGGTATGTCATCGAGGCTGACAGCCAGGAGAGCATCCATAACCACAACGCGTACGCCCGTGTCGAGAAAACGAAATAG